Proteins encoded in a region of the Gigantopelta aegis isolate Gae_Host chromosome 13, Gae_host_genome, whole genome shotgun sequence genome:
- the LOC121387435 gene encoding mitogen-activated protein kinase kinase kinase 2-like isoform X1: MNPQPGKDNQDVNDVLLSIQSSLAHGLRHGDRDARHAAFLKLQKKNSIKVKCEFNGENRVIQMPRPVLYEYLQDKLKEMYTINLNIFYTPPNGELYVPLCNQKDLESAVQLVDQNQKTSSLRIFLTNAVTTASSNTQKSPRTERSSPSPPPGSLPPNERHFSRSSSHSSLGQGQFIPEPGQNNNAFSSRDSLDSLSSIDSSYISGHSSNNTYPARGRRDSRRSVLSDDGKDEDPHARKICGTFPRGYDPVNHHYVENERTGHQTFPRSAIRRIDLETMSVRSFNSRSSADSPSTCSSSSSGLPADPIDIDSPSMYNITSLQFSKSPRCPINWKKGKQLGVGAFGEVFMCYDVDSGVELAVKQVQLGDLNAETSKEVRALENELQLLKNFQHERIVQYFGCQQDNKVLSIFIELMPGGSVKDHINQYGALKEIVTKKYTKQMLEGLAFLHMNVIVHRDIKAANVLRDLQGNIKLADFGASKRLQTICSASNLKTALGTPHWMAPEVINGEGYGRKADVWSLGCTIVEMLTKKPPFAEYESFAAMFQIATCKYPKYDLPPDTSVTCREFLSLTFQRTGQERPSADDLLRHRFLNGVS, encoded by the exons aaaaagAATTCAATCAAAGTGAAGTGCGAGTTTAATGGAGAAAACag GGTGATTCAGATGCCTCGGCCAGTATTGTATGAATATCTCCAGGACAAGCTCAAGGAAATGTACACCATCAACCTGAACATCTTCTACACACCGCCAAATGGAGAG CTGTATGTTCCTCTCTGTAACCAGAAAGATCTCGAATCTGCAGTGCAGTTAGTGGATCAGAATCAGAAAACGTCCAGTTTAcgaatatttttaacaaatgcaGTGACGACTGCCTCCAGTAACACCCAGAAGTCTCCTAGAACT GAAAGAAGTTCACCAAGTCCTCCCCCAGGATCCTTACCCCCCAACGAACGACATTTCAGTCGGAGTAGCTCACACAGTTCACTAGGTCAAGGCCAGTTTATTCCGGAACCGGGTCAGAATAAT AATGCATTTTCAAGCCGGGACTCGTTGGACAGCTTGTCATCCATTGACAGTAGTTACATTAGTGGACA cagCAGTAATAACACATATCCAGCGCGGGGCCGACGTGATTCACGACGTAGTGTTCTGTCTGATGATGGCAAAGACGAAGACCCTCATG CTCGAAAAATTTGTGGGACCTTCCCACGTGGATACGACCCAGTTAATCATCATTATGTAGAGAACGAAAGAACAG GTCACCAGACATTTCCCCGCTCAGCGATTCGTCGCATTGACCTGGAGACGATGAGTGTGAGGTCGTTCAATTCGCGGAGCAGCGCTGACTCGCCCAGCAcgtgcagtagtagtagcagcggTCTTCCAGCCGACCCCATCGACATAGACTCGCCCTCCATGTACAACATAACCAGCCTACAGTTCTCAAAAT CTCCGCGATGCCCAATTAACTGGAAGAAAGGAAAGCAGCTGGGGGTTGGAGCGTTCGGGGAGGTGTTCATGTGTTACGACGTCGACTCAGGGGTGGAACTGGCTGTCAAGCAGGTCCAACTCGGAGACCTGAACGCAGAAACTTCAAAG GAAGTTCGGGCACTGGAAAACGAACTTCAACTTCTGAAGAATTTTCAACACGAGAGAATTGTCCAATATTTCGGCTGTCAGCAAGACAACAAAGTCTTATCCATATTTATTGAGCTCATGCCTGGT GGTTCTGTCAAGGATCATATTAATCAGTATGGTGCCCTGAAGGAAATCGTGACAAAGAAATACACAAAGCAGATGTTGGAAGGTTTAGCATTTCTACACATGAACGTCATCGTTCACAGAGATATTAAAG CTGCAAATGTGTTGCGAGATCTTCAGGGAAATATCAAGCTGGCTGATTTTGGCGCCAGTAAACGGCTGCAAACAATCTGTAGTGCAAGTAATCTGAAGACCGCCCTCGGCACTCCCCACTGGATGGCCCCAGAGGTGATCAATGGAGAGGGATATGGACGGAAAGCTGATGTGTG gaGCCTGGGATGCACCATTGTGGAAATGCTCACTAAAAAGCCACCGTTTGCTGAATACGAATCATTTGCCGCCATGTTCCAGATTGCTACCTGTAAATACCCCAAATACGACCTCCCCCCAGACACCTCAGTGACTTGTAGAGAGTTTTTGTCATTGACATTTCAAAGGACTGGTCAAGAGAGACCATCTGCAGATGACTTGTTACGGCATCGGTTTCTCAATGGCGTCTCATAG
- the LOC121387435 gene encoding mitogen-activated protein kinase kinase kinase 2-like isoform X2: MYTISLNIFYTPPNGELYVPLCNQKDLESAVQLVDQNQKTSSLRIFLTNAVTTASSNTQKSPRTERSSPSPPPGSLPPNERHFSRSSSHSSLGQGQFIPEPGQNNNAFSSRDSLDSLSSIDSSYISGHSSNNTYPARGRRDSRRSVLSDDGKDEDPHARKICGTFPRGYDPVNHHYVENERTGHQTFPRSAIRRIDLETMSVRSFNSRSSADSPSTCSSSSSGLPADPIDIDSPSMYNITSLQFSKSPRCPINWKKGKQLGVGAFGEVFMCYDVDSGVELAVKQVQLGDLNAETSKEVRALENELQLLKNFQHERIVQYFGCQQDNKVLSIFIELMPGGSVKDHINQYGALKEIVTKKYTKQMLEGLAFLHMNVIVHRDIKAANVLRDLQGNIKLADFGASKRLQTICSASNLKTALGTPHWMAPEVINGEGYGRKADVWSLGCTIVEMLTKKPPFAEYESFAAMFQIATCKYPKYDLPPDTSVTCREFLSLTFQRTGQERPSADDLLRHRFLNGVS, from the exons ATGTATACCATCAGCCTGAACATCTTCTACACACCGCCAAATGGAGAG CTGTATGTTCCTCTCTGTAACCAGAAAGATCTCGAATCTGCAGTGCAGTTAGTGGATCAGAATCAGAAAACGTCCAGTTTAcgaatatttttaacaaatgcaGTGACGACTGCCTCCAGTAACACCCAGAAGTCTCCTAGAACT GAAAGAAGTTCACCAAGTCCTCCCCCAGGATCCTTACCCCCCAACGAACGACATTTCAGTCGGAGTAGCTCACACAGTTCACTAGGTCAAGGCCAGTTTATTCCGGAACCGGGTCAGAATAAT AATGCATTTTCAAGCCGGGACTCGTTGGACAGCTTGTCATCCATTGACAGTAGTTACATTAGTGGACA cagCAGTAATAACACATATCCAGCGCGGGGCCGACGTGATTCACGACGTAGTGTTCTGTCTGATGATGGCAAAGACGAAGACCCTCATG CTCGAAAAATTTGTGGGACCTTCCCACGTGGATACGACCCAGTTAATCATCATTATGTAGAGAACGAAAGAACAG GTCACCAGACATTTCCCCGCTCAGCGATTCGTCGCATTGACCTGGAGACGATGAGTGTGAGGTCGTTCAATTCGCGGAGCAGCGCTGACTCGCCCAGCAcgtgcagtagtagtagcagcggTCTTCCAGCCGACCCCATCGACATAGACTCGCCCTCCATGTACAACATAACCAGCCTACAGTTCTCAAAAT CTCCGCGATGCCCAATTAACTGGAAGAAAGGAAAGCAGCTGGGGGTTGGAGCGTTCGGGGAGGTGTTCATGTGTTACGACGTCGACTCAGGGGTGGAACTGGCTGTCAAGCAGGTCCAACTCGGAGACCTGAACGCAGAAACTTCAAAG GAAGTTCGGGCACTGGAAAACGAACTTCAACTTCTGAAGAATTTTCAACACGAGAGAATTGTCCAATATTTCGGCTGTCAGCAAGACAACAAAGTCTTATCCATATTTATTGAGCTCATGCCTGGT GGTTCTGTCAAGGATCATATTAATCAGTATGGTGCCCTGAAGGAAATCGTGACAAAGAAATACACAAAGCAGATGTTGGAAGGTTTAGCATTTCTACACATGAACGTCATCGTTCACAGAGATATTAAAG CTGCAAATGTGTTGCGAGATCTTCAGGGAAATATCAAGCTGGCTGATTTTGGCGCCAGTAAACGGCTGCAAACAATCTGTAGTGCAAGTAATCTGAAGACCGCCCTCGGCACTCCCCACTGGATGGCCCCAGAGGTGATCAATGGAGAGGGATATGGACGGAAAGCTGATGTGTG gaGCCTGGGATGCACCATTGTGGAAATGCTCACTAAAAAGCCACCGTTTGCTGAATACGAATCATTTGCCGCCATGTTCCAGATTGCTACCTGTAAATACCCCAAATACGACCTCCCCCCAGACACCTCAGTGACTTGTAGAGAGTTTTTGTCATTGACATTTCAAAGGACTGGTCAAGAGAGACCATCTGCAGATGACTTGTTACGGCATCGGTTTCTCAATGGCGTCTCATAG